The following are from one region of the Carnobacterium gallinarum DSM 4847 genome:
- a CDS encoding glycoside hydrolase family 9 protein encodes MKSELLTQIQQSGYIHRPLQINTKDSFETSNEQVEILKQKQLFPINSEEEVTKNVSWQHRHQGASELLVSGEIQLSSPTRLPQWPPDAPEDGDYSNFGQVSVYREVQLEDWQDYNQVSFEIYPNCPGAVNPHIIVGLKNDGVIKVPDIYDREGYHVANLENNSWNSCSLEITDLPRDAISELSFTYLMNGRDRGTGLEQSYLIRKITLEKTASSNVSKGWMPKSESIIYSHTGYQKNLVKTALMQTKNVPVTNFELVSAKDQEVVFIGKIQEKTTSIGSFLILDFSQFATDGEYYLRVGKVKTETFTIGNVSQVWQDSIWKSLNFIFCERCGCPVPDKHGSCHGDILATHNGESLVFNGGWHDAGDVSQQMIQTAEVTQSLFEMAAVVEHLDQQLYLRLMEEAEWGFDFILKTRFGDGYRATSVGITIWSDGLIGNMDDMIARVHNNAYENYLCSGIEAKIALLLPNENRLKSQAIAVAVADYRFAEEEFATVGFVHEPVFWEHTYSTSKSLFLATMSWSSSLLFKLTGEEYYAEKARNYMDEMLECQENKGLQLHNGELLKGFFYRDEGHQVVQHFNHQAREHLYSDALVTLAKTQSEHPDYQKWQQSIREYGDYLIYLMDFTAPYPMIASGVYLKDEALELESFHKQHLLVGDEAQEDYLKQLEQGEEVGVNLYVKRFPVWFSFRGNNAILLSMGKVAATLGAYLSDEDLLTIAENQLQWVVGKNPFNQSLMYGEGYRYAQQYSVLTGEMVGEMPVGVQTFGNEDAPYWPQLNNATYKEVWVGTAGKWLAILAEFYELEKGRTTK; translated from the coding sequence ATGAAATCAGAACTTCTTACTCAAATTCAACAATCAGGGTATATTCACCGTCCGTTGCAAATTAATACTAAAGATTCTTTTGAAACAAGCAATGAACAAGTAGAAATCTTAAAGCAAAAACAGTTATTTCCAATAAATTCGGAAGAAGAAGTGACTAAGAATGTGAGCTGGCAACATCGTCATCAAGGGGCTAGTGAACTTCTTGTTTCAGGTGAGATTCAATTATCTTCTCCAACTCGGTTGCCCCAATGGCCACCAGATGCACCAGAAGATGGAGATTATAGTAATTTTGGTCAAGTTTCAGTTTATCGTGAGGTTCAATTAGAGGATTGGCAAGATTACAATCAGGTTTCATTTGAAATTTATCCAAATTGTCCAGGAGCTGTGAATCCGCATATTATTGTTGGATTAAAAAATGATGGTGTCATTAAAGTTCCTGATATTTATGACCGTGAAGGCTATCATGTAGCAAATCTCGAAAATAATTCATGGAATTCGTGTTCATTAGAAATCACAGATTTGCCAAGGGATGCTATTAGTGAATTAAGTTTTACGTATTTGATGAATGGTCGTGATCGTGGAACGGGACTTGAACAAAGTTATTTAATCCGAAAAATTACCTTAGAAAAAACGGCTAGTAGCAATGTTTCTAAAGGCTGGATGCCAAAGTCTGAAAGCATTATTTATTCTCATACAGGCTATCAGAAAAATCTTGTAAAAACCGCTTTAATGCAAACCAAAAATGTTCCAGTAACCAACTTTGAATTAGTTTCGGCGAAGGATCAAGAAGTTGTGTTTATTGGAAAAATTCAAGAAAAAACAACATCGATTGGCTCATTCTTGATTTTAGATTTTAGCCAATTTGCTACAGATGGCGAGTACTATTTACGAGTGGGTAAGGTTAAAACAGAAACCTTTACTATTGGGAATGTCAGCCAAGTTTGGCAGGATTCTATTTGGAAGAGTCTGAATTTTATCTTCTGTGAACGTTGTGGCTGTCCAGTTCCTGATAAACACGGAAGTTGTCATGGAGATATTTTAGCAACGCATAACGGCGAAAGCCTTGTATTCAATGGTGGATGGCATGATGCCGGCGATGTTTCGCAACAAATGATCCAAACGGCAGAGGTGACTCAGAGTTTATTTGAAATGGCTGCGGTCGTAGAACATCTAGATCAACAGTTGTATCTACGTTTAATGGAAGAAGCTGAATGGGGCTTTGATTTTATTTTGAAAACGCGTTTTGGTGACGGGTATCGTGCTACGAGTGTTGGAATTACGATTTGGTCAGATGGATTAATTGGCAACATGGACGATATGATTGCTCGGGTGCACAATAATGCGTATGAAAATTACTTGTGTTCAGGAATTGAAGCAAAAATTGCGCTATTATTGCCAAATGAAAATCGTCTGAAAAGTCAAGCGATTGCTGTTGCTGTTGCAGATTATCGATTTGCTGAAGAAGAGTTTGCAACGGTTGGTTTTGTTCATGAACCTGTTTTCTGGGAGCATACGTATAGTACTTCAAAAAGTCTCTTCTTAGCGACGATGTCATGGTCGAGTTCGTTATTATTCAAATTAACTGGTGAAGAGTACTATGCTGAAAAAGCCCGTAATTATATGGATGAAATGTTAGAATGTCAGGAAAACAAGGGACTACAGTTGCATAATGGTGAGTTATTAAAAGGTTTCTTCTATCGTGATGAAGGTCATCAAGTTGTACAACATTTTAATCATCAAGCAAGAGAGCATTTATACAGTGATGCATTGGTTACATTAGCAAAAACACAATCCGAGCATCCAGATTATCAAAAATGGCAACAAAGTATTCGCGAGTATGGTGACTATCTCATTTATTTAATGGATTTTACGGCACCGTATCCTATGATTGCCAGTGGGGTTTATTTGAAAGATGAAGCTTTGGAGTTAGAAAGTTTCCATAAACAGCATCTTTTAGTGGGGGATGAAGCGCAGGAAGATTATTTAAAACAGTTAGAGCAAGGCGAAGAAGTCGGAGTGAATCTTTATGTAAAACGATTCCCTGTATGGTTCTCGTTTAGAGGAAACAACGCAATCTTGTTATCTATGGGTAAGGTTGCGGCGACGTTAGGAGCATATTTGTCAGACGAAGACTTATTGACGATTGCTGAAAATCAATTGCAGTGGGTTGTTGGAAAGAATCCGTTTAATCAATCGCTGATGTACGGTGAAGGTTACCGTTATGCGCAACAATACTCTGTTTTAACTGGAGAAATGGTTGGAGAGATGCCTGTTGGAGTGCAGACGTTTGGCAATGAAGATGCTCCGTATTGGCCACAGTTAAATAACGCGACATATAAAGAAGTTTGGGTTGGAACAGCAGGTAAATGGTTAGCAATTTTAGCTGAATTTTATGAATTAGAAAAGGGGAGAACGACGAAATGA
- a CDS encoding class I SAM-dependent methyltransferase, producing MGREFLEVFSDWAEEYDTFVQGQDPAYQPVFKDYSVILKTIVEKSGNSVIEFGIGTGNLTLLLLESGRKVFPIEPSPEMRQLASLKLPHSVTIYDGDLQHYPLPTEPVDTIVSSYVFHHLTDAEKLVALKDYATLLPKSGKLIFADTMFQTQESYDEKIQQAYTANFIDLAEDLEREYYPLITTMENSFKEAGFSAIFTPMNDYVWLVEATKL from the coding sequence ATGGGTAGAGAATTTTTAGAAGTTTTTTCTGATTGGGCTGAAGAATACGATACTTTTGTGCAAGGACAAGATCCCGCTTATCAACCAGTTTTTAAAGATTATTCCGTTATTTTAAAAACAATTGTTGAAAAAAGCGGTAATTCTGTGATTGAATTTGGGATTGGTACTGGGAATTTAACCTTATTATTACTTGAATCAGGTAGAAAAGTTTTCCCAATTGAGCCATCCCCTGAGATGCGCCAGTTAGCTAGCTTGAAGCTCCCACATTCTGTTACAATTTATGATGGTGATTTGCAACATTACCCGTTACCAACTGAACCTGTTGATACCATTGTCAGTTCTTATGTATTTCATCATCTGACTGATGCGGAAAAATTAGTTGCTTTAAAAGATTATGCCACTCTCTTACCAAAAAGTGGTAAACTTATATTTGCTGATACAATGTTTCAGACACAAGAAAGTTATGATGAAAAAATCCAACAAGCTTACACAGCAAACTTTATTGACTTGGCAGAGGATCTTGAACGGGAGTATTATCCTTTAATTACTACAATGGAGAATTCCTTTAAAGAAGCTGGATTTTCAGCTATTTTCACACCGATGAATGACTACGTCTGGCTTGTTGAAGCAACCAAACTCTAA
- a CDS encoding DUF695 domain-containing protein, protein MLSDNWEVYISKIDDIPTVIRINMDAKKTGFPERFPECMILTLTVLEQVENGFPSPQELTRLQEVEQAVSDVIGEEGILPVSLTSQDGTRDLIMFTNQPSFLSTRISNRLEKLEMTAEMYQLGSPSNSDDAWAWYDFVYPTERILTYIKGRNLVAHREKSGDVLEIPRPIDYFAYFETKEDAASFALVVEADGFTIISEDKVGEPEGKDNYLVSIQRVDMPTYDVMSDIDYMLYDVVSFYQGRYDGWGANVIQDDSAQ, encoded by the coding sequence ATGTTATCTGATAATTGGGAAGTTTATATTTCAAAAATCGATGATATTCCAACTGTCATTCGGATTAATATGGATGCGAAAAAGACAGGGTTTCCAGAGCGATTCCCAGAATGTATGATTTTAACGTTAACTGTCTTAGAGCAAGTGGAAAATGGTTTTCCAAGTCCACAAGAACTAACAAGATTACAAGAAGTAGAGCAAGCAGTGAGTGATGTGATAGGTGAGGAAGGAATTTTGCCAGTCAGTCTAACTAGCCAAGATGGAACTAGAGATTTGATTATGTTTACCAATCAGCCTTCATTTTTATCGACTAGAATTAGCAATCGACTTGAAAAATTAGAGATGACGGCTGAGATGTATCAACTAGGCTCACCTAGCAACTCAGATGATGCGTGGGCATGGTACGATTTTGTATATCCGACTGAACGTATTTTAACGTATATTAAAGGACGAAATTTAGTAGCTCATCGTGAAAAATCAGGAGATGTATTAGAAATACCTAGACCAATCGATTATTTTGCCTATTTTGAAACAAAAGAGGATGCAGCAAGTTTTGCTCTAGTTGTAGAGGCGGATGGTTTCACGATTATTTCAGAGGATAAAGTAGGAGAACCTGAAGGTAAGGACAACTATTTAGTGAGCATTCAACGAGTAGATATGCCTACGTATGATGTCATGAGTGATATCGACTATATGTTATATGATGTTGTTTCCTTCTACCAAGGTCGTTATGACGGTTGGGGTGCAAATGTGATTCAGGATGATTCTGCACAATAA
- the hpt gene encoding hypoxanthine phosphoribosyltransferase has product MQNDILKTLFSEEEIAQRVSELGQDLAKEYKDSKPLLVGVLKGSLFFTTDLAKAMDIQLELDFMDVSSYGNSTISSGKVKIIKDLSTSAVDRDILIVEDIIDSGRTLDYLVNLLMRRGAKSVKLVTLLDKPEGRLVDIKADYVGFLVPNEFVVGYGIDFAERYRNLPYVAVLKPEMYEK; this is encoded by the coding sequence ATGCAAAATGATATTCTGAAAACTTTATTTTCTGAAGAGGAAATAGCTCAGCGTGTAAGCGAATTAGGACAAGACTTGGCGAAGGAATATAAAGATTCTAAACCTTTGTTGGTAGGTGTCTTAAAAGGGAGTTTATTTTTCACAACAGATTTAGCAAAAGCGATGGATATTCAATTGGAACTGGATTTTATGGATGTTTCAAGTTATGGAAATTCAACGATTTCTTCAGGAAAAGTCAAGATTATCAAAGATTTAAGTACGAGTGCTGTAGATCGTGACATTCTAATTGTTGAGGATATCATTGATAGTGGACGAACATTAGATTATTTAGTGAATTTGTTAATGCGTCGTGGGGCAAAATCAGTGAAATTGGTGACATTATTAGATAAGCCAGAAGGTCGCCTAGTTGATATTAAAGCAGATTATGTCGGATTTTTAGTTCCTAATGAATTTGTTGTTGGTTATGGAATTGACTTTGCGGAACGTTATCGTAACTTGCCTTATGTAGCCGTTTTAAAACCAGAAATGTATGAAAAATAA
- a CDS encoding GNAT family N-acetyltransferase — MIRVGTEADIPAILAIYNQAILTTTATYDEEPHTLAEQLMWYQEKQAQDLPLLVMEKNGEVAGYGTYGLFREKSAFRYTVEHSIYIGPDFQGQGIGEQLMRELIQQAKNQGYWMMIGGIDHVNPGSIHLHQKLGFVFCGSLKAVGYKFGELLDLDYYQLDLRE, encoded by the coding sequence ATGATTCGAGTGGGGACAGAGGCGGATATTCCGGCGATATTAGCAATTTACAATCAAGCAATTTTAACGACGACGGCAACGTATGATGAAGAACCGCATACGTTGGCTGAACAACTCATGTGGTATCAGGAAAAACAAGCGCAGGATTTGCCTTTATTAGTGATGGAAAAAAATGGTGAAGTAGCAGGTTATGGGACATATGGACTCTTTCGTGAAAAAAGTGCTTTTCGTTATACCGTTGAACATTCAATTTATATTGGACCTGATTTTCAAGGACAAGGAATCGGTGAGCAATTAATGCGTGAGCTGATTCAACAGGCTAAAAATCAAGGATATTGGATGATGATAGGTGGAATTGACCATGTGAATCCTGGAAGTATTCATTTGCATCAGAAATTGGGGTTTGTATTCTGTGGCAGTCTAAAAGCAGTTGGTTATAAATTTGGTGAATTGTTAGATTTAGACTATTATCAACTGGATTTACGAGAATAA
- a CDS encoding PLP-dependent cysteine synthase family protein has protein sequence MIFHTIHDLIGNTPLLNIQGFDLPTGTKIFAKLEFYNPGGSVKDRLGMKLLDTAFADGLINNESTIIEPTAGNTGIGLALAAQKYNLKTIFVVPEKFSVEKQVLMQALGATLVHTPTADGIQGAISKAQELAKSIPNSFVPMQFENPNNPLTYYETLGPELLQDHPEPFTSFVAGSGSGGTFAGTASYLKEKMPEIRTCIVEPEGSILNGGPLHGHDTEGIGMEFIPEFLNPQLFDEIYTISDEDAFYYVKELAKQTGLFIGSSSGAAFAACLKEAALLPAGSHIVTVFPDSSERYMSQKIYR, from the coding sequence ATGATTTTCCACACCATTCACGATTTAATCGGTAACACACCCTTACTTAATATCCAAGGGTTTGATTTGCCAACGGGAACGAAGATTTTCGCTAAGCTGGAATTTTATAATCCTGGCGGGAGCGTTAAGGATCGGTTAGGAATGAAATTGTTAGATACTGCTTTTGCTGATGGACTCATAAATAATGAGTCTACTATCATTGAACCTACTGCTGGCAATACAGGTATTGGCCTAGCTTTAGCTGCACAGAAATACAATCTGAAGACTATCTTCGTAGTACCTGAAAAATTCAGCGTGGAAAAACAAGTATTAATGCAAGCTCTAGGTGCAACACTTGTTCATACTCCTACAGCAGATGGAATTCAAGGAGCGATTTCAAAGGCACAAGAATTGGCGAAATCTATTCCAAACAGTTTTGTACCGATGCAATTTGAGAATCCAAACAATCCACTAACCTATTATGAAACATTGGGACCTGAATTACTTCAGGATCATCCAGAACCTTTCACTTCTTTTGTAGCTGGTTCTGGTAGTGGCGGAACATTCGCTGGTACAGCTAGCTATTTAAAAGAAAAAATGCCAGAAATTCGCACATGTATTGTTGAACCTGAAGGCTCGATCTTAAATGGTGGACCCCTTCATGGACATGATACAGAAGGCATTGGAATGGAATTTATCCCAGAATTTTTAAATCCACAATTATTTGATGAAATTTACACCATCTCTGATGAAGATGCGTTTTATTATGTAAAAGAACTTGCTAAACAAACAGGTCTTTTTATCGGTAGCTCTAGCGGAGCTGCGTTTGCAGCCTGTCTGAAAGAGGCGGCTTTATTGCCTGCCGGAAGTCACATTGTGACGGTCTTTCCAGATAGTAGCGAACGTTATATGAGTCAAAAAATATACCGATAG
- a CDS encoding PTS sugar transporter subunit IIC, with the protein MNSKLIEKLSIYSTKIASQKHIMAIRDAFATTIPITIVAAFFLLVNNVLLNQDTGLLRSMPGVDFISAVGVQAYNGTLGILGLLVTFLIGYRLAKSYDMEGSLEAIIAVACYVSLVPNAVSVWTADGDVTTMGALTQNYTSASGMFLGIIASLLSVSLLGKLSKSKKLRINMPDSVPPAIAKSFNLLIPSFLTISIFAIAEEAIKGLSGMTVPDLVVKVLQTPLVGGFQTLPGILLYVFLATFVFIFGIHGAFVFGAISGPILLASLQQNIDAIKAGVTAPNIVTQPFLDAYVYMGGGGTMICLVIALLIFSKKDEQRLIAKLGTVPSLFNISEPIMFGLPIVFNPIYAVPFVIVPMVSTIIAYVATSLQWVPPTYILVPWVTPPILSGYLATAGDFRASLLQIVIIIIGVVIYTPFVLISNRVKEA; encoded by the coding sequence ATGAACTCAAAATTAATTGAAAAATTATCGATTTATTCAACAAAAATTGCCTCTCAGAAACACATTATGGCCATTCGGGATGCTTTTGCTACAACGATTCCAATTACTATTGTGGCTGCATTCTTCTTGTTAGTGAATAATGTCTTGTTAAATCAAGATACTGGTTTGTTACGATCGATGCCGGGCGTTGATTTTATCTCGGCAGTTGGGGTTCAAGCATATAATGGAACGTTGGGAATTTTAGGTTTGTTGGTAACCTTTCTCATTGGATATCGTTTAGCAAAATCCTACGATATGGAAGGTTCGTTAGAGGCGATTATTGCTGTCGCTTGTTATGTTAGTTTAGTTCCAAATGCAGTTTCTGTTTGGACGGCAGATGGTGATGTGACGACAATGGGCGCTTTAACACAAAATTATACAAGCGCATCAGGTATGTTTTTAGGAATTATTGCATCATTGTTAAGTGTAAGTTTATTAGGCAAATTATCAAAGAGCAAAAAATTAAGAATCAACATGCCAGACAGTGTTCCACCAGCAATTGCAAAATCATTTAACTTATTAATTCCATCATTTTTAACAATTTCAATCTTTGCGATTGCAGAAGAAGCAATTAAGGGACTTTCGGGAATGACCGTACCAGATTTAGTTGTTAAAGTTCTACAAACGCCATTAGTTGGTGGTTTCCAAACGTTACCAGGAATTTTATTGTATGTTTTCTTAGCGACATTTGTATTTATCTTCGGGATTCATGGAGCCTTTGTTTTTGGTGCAATTTCAGGTCCCATTTTACTAGCTTCTTTGCAACAGAATATTGACGCTATTAAAGCTGGAGTGACAGCTCCAAATATTGTGACACAACCGTTTTTAGATGCGTATGTTTACATGGGTGGCGGCGGAACAATGATCTGTTTAGTAATTGCCTTGCTGATCTTTTCTAAAAAAGATGAACAACGTTTAATTGCTAAATTGGGAACGGTACCAAGTTTGTTCAATATTAGTGAGCCGATTATGTTTGGTTTGCCAATTGTTTTCAATCCGATTTATGCCGTTCCATTTGTAATTGTGCCAATGGTTTCAACGATTATTGCCTATGTGGCAACTTCATTACAATGGGTACCGCCAACGTATATTCTTGTTCCGTGGGTAACTCCACCAATTTTATCGGGCTATCTAGCAACAGCTGGTGACTTTAGAGCTTCGTTATTGCAAATTGTGATTATCATTATCGGAGTAGTTATTTATACACCATTTGTATTGATTTCAAATCGTGTGAAAGAAGCGTAA
- a CDS encoding ROK family protein, whose amino-acid sequence METKEQTILSIDLGGTKILIGEVNELGEVLASKRYPSDVSSQINAVLKIKAALNDYQESIGFIGNPIGIGIGVVGRVDREHGLWIEINPSVSQPVYLVKEIEDEFKLPCFIANDVYCATLAEITLGNGNLTKNSVYLNIGTGIAACVVVENQIIEGGHFNAGEIGHMVVDMHSEVLCPCGRKGCVEVLASGLGLHNRAMAVMKDYPESIVKKPVEINTRISGETLFQAYDQGDALARAVVGEALVGVANLIMNLVRVSDPEVVVLGGGVVQDGWFLKQLTPYLNEKTLRFVTYGVVLTSLEAKTIGIKGCSILAFNQLKSGKVQMR is encoded by the coding sequence TTGGAAACGAAGGAACAAACAATTCTATCAATTGATTTAGGCGGAACAAAAATATTAATAGGCGAAGTAAATGAGCTGGGTGAAGTTTTAGCTAGTAAACGCTATCCATCAGATGTTTCTTCACAAATAAATGCAGTGTTAAAAATAAAAGCAGCACTAAATGATTATCAAGAGAGTATTGGTTTTATTGGAAATCCAATCGGCATTGGGATTGGAGTAGTTGGACGAGTTGATCGTGAACATGGCCTTTGGATTGAGATTAATCCATCAGTTAGCCAGCCTGTTTACTTAGTTAAGGAGATAGAAGATGAATTTAAACTACCATGTTTTATTGCAAATGATGTTTATTGTGCAACTTTAGCAGAAATAACACTCGGAAATGGTAACCTTACCAAAAATTCGGTTTATTTAAATATTGGTACAGGAATTGCAGCTTGTGTGGTAGTTGAAAACCAAATTATTGAAGGCGGACATTTTAATGCTGGAGAAATTGGTCATATGGTAGTTGATATGCATAGTGAGGTGTTATGTCCTTGTGGTCGAAAAGGCTGCGTAGAAGTGCTAGCATCTGGATTAGGGTTGCACAACCGGGCAATGGCTGTTATGAAAGACTATCCAGAATCCATTGTTAAGAAGCCTGTGGAAATCAACACTCGAATTTCTGGAGAAACTTTATTTCAAGCATACGATCAAGGCGATGCATTAGCCCGAGCAGTTGTCGGTGAAGCCTTAGTAGGCGTGGCTAATTTGATTATGAATTTGGTACGTGTCTCTGATCCTGAGGTAGTCGTGTTGGGTGGCGGAGTTGTTCAGGATGGCTGGTTCTTAAAACAGTTAACTCCTTATTTAAATGAAAAAACGCTTCGTTTTGTGACATATGGGGTCGTTTTAACAAGTCTTGAAGCAAAAACAATCGGAATAAAAGGGTGTAGTATTTTGGCATTCAATCAACTTAAATCAGGAAAGGTGCAGATGCGTTAA
- a CDS encoding cystathionine gamma-synthase has product MKMKTKLIHGGISRDNYTGALSVPIYQVSTYAQEKVGKHKGYEYSRSGNPTRFSLEELIADLEEGIQGFAFGSGLAAIHAVFSLFEQGDHVVLGDDVYGGTYRLLNSVLKKQGLAFTIVDTSKPEEILAAIQPATKAVYLESPSNPLLKISDIGLIAKLAKENDLLTIVDNTFATPYFQQPLTLGADIVVHSGTKYLGGHSDVVAGLATTNKPELAEQIGFLQNAIGGVLGPQDSWLLQRGIKTLGIRMEELSTNAMAVANLLSTHPSVATVYYHGLPTHQGHEIAKKQMTGYSGIVSFELNEGLSPATFVESLKIFTLAESLGAVESLAEIPSVMTHASIPKELRLKAGIKDELIRLSVGLEDIEDLTEDLLQALTLASM; this is encoded by the coding sequence ATGAAAATGAAAACCAAATTAATTCACGGCGGCATTAGTCGCGATAACTATACAGGAGCGTTAAGTGTACCCATTTATCAAGTATCCACGTATGCACAGGAAAAAGTAGGCAAACATAAAGGCTATGAATATTCACGTTCTGGCAATCCTACTCGATTTTCACTAGAAGAATTGATTGCTGATTTAGAAGAAGGCATACAAGGTTTTGCCTTTGGATCAGGATTGGCTGCGATTCATGCGGTATTTTCTTTATTTGAACAAGGAGATCATGTTGTTCTGGGTGATGATGTTTATGGTGGAACATACCGGCTTTTAAATTCAGTATTAAAGAAACAAGGTTTAGCCTTTACCATTGTTGATACCAGCAAACCAGAGGAAATTTTAGCAGCGATTCAACCTGCTACTAAAGCTGTTTATTTGGAATCTCCAAGTAATCCACTTTTAAAAATTTCTGATATTGGTTTAATTGCGAAATTAGCCAAGGAAAATGACTTATTAACAATTGTTGATAACACTTTTGCAACACCTTACTTCCAACAACCTTTAACGTTAGGCGCTGATATTGTTGTTCATAGTGGAACGAAGTATTTAGGTGGACACAGTGATGTTGTTGCTGGATTAGCGACAACTAATAAACCTGAATTAGCAGAACAAATCGGCTTTTTACAAAATGCAATTGGCGGTGTTTTGGGACCACAAGATAGTTGGTTATTACAAAGAGGCATTAAAACGTTAGGCATTCGTATGGAAGAATTGTCTACTAATGCGATGGCCGTTGCCAACTTATTAAGTACACATCCAAGTGTAGCAACGGTGTACTATCACGGTTTGCCAACTCACCAAGGACACGAAATTGCAAAAAAACAAATGACTGGCTATAGCGGAATTGTTTCATTTGAATTGAATGAAGGACTATCACCAGCAACATTTGTTGAGAGCTTAAAGATATTTACTTTAGCCGAAAGCCTTGGCGCTGTTGAAAGTCTAGCTGAAATTCCTTCTGTAATGACACATGCCTCTATTCCTAAAGAATTACGTCTTAAAGCTGGAATTAAAGATGAATTAATTCGCCTATCTGTTGGCTTAGAAGATATTGAAGATTTGACGGAAGATTTACTGCAAGCCTTGACGCTTGCAAGTATGTAG
- a CDS encoding S-ribosylhomocysteine lyase, translating to MEKMNVESFNLDHTKVKAPYVRLAGRKDGEKGDVIFKYDVRFKQPNKEHMEMKSLHSLEHLTAELIRNHADYIVDWSPMGCQTGFYLTVLNNDNYEDILTVLESTMKDVLVATEVPASNEVQCGWAASHTLEGAQELAQEFLDKRDEWSTVFA from the coding sequence ATGGAAAAAATGAACGTTGAAAGTTTTAATTTAGATCACACAAAGGTGAAGGCTCCCTATGTTCGTTTAGCTGGTCGCAAAGATGGTGAAAAAGGCGACGTTATTTTCAAATATGATGTCCGTTTTAAACAACCAAACAAAGAACATATGGAAATGAAAAGCTTACACTCACTAGAACATTTGACGGCAGAATTGATTCGTAATCACGCAGACTACATTGTAGACTGGAGTCCGATGGGATGCCAAACTGGTTTTTATCTGACTGTATTAAATAACGATAACTATGAAGATATCTTAACAGTTTTAGAATCAACTATGAAAGATGTTTTGGTAGCAACTGAAGTTCCTGCTAGCAACGAAGTCCAATGCGGTTGGGCTGCTAGTCATACATTAGAAGGCGCGCAAGAGTTAGCACAAGAATTCTTAGATAAACGTGATGAATGGTCGACTGTTTTTGCATAG